From a region of the Mytilus galloprovincialis chromosome 3, xbMytGall1.hap1.1, whole genome shotgun sequence genome:
- the LOC143069273 gene encoding ribosome biogenesis protein NOP53-like: protein MENKQQTRKKLRISKNKKKGWKKTDITEVEEFLEDQRLQERTGGLVAEKKDEQLFIVDKAPEEEPQIQRKRKKKDITNLKCHSHLQFDPRIKPARIAHNLRKPGVERRHERVVERIKSGKKTATEIQAQKQSRADRKLKRETRRKEHRLFKKSYNLWGTENTEEDLPVKKQKFNPPKHHREKPTLVSNVEIPHPGASYNPAFDDYQALIEKAHNVEVKKAKIEQKLYNALDAKFKKLDKAELEKTWLTEMSAGLADDDTVEDNDIGDLDLDKISVNPPVQREKKKTKIQRNKEKKLKQQEKLQKTDKAKKLRANEIFRLKSLKKEVKEKEKKVEQKKEARLKREAANKTKTRKIGKMKFEEPNLEIKLTDELEGSLRLLKPEGHLFEDRFKSLQKRSIIEPRVQARHTRKYKPKVFDKRSHREEGS, encoded by the exons atggaaaataaacagCAGACAAGAAAGAAACTTAGGATAAGTAAAAATAAGAAGAAGGGATGGAAAAAGACAGACATTACAGAAGTCGAAGAGTTTTTAGAAGACCAAAGACTACAAGAAAGGACAGG aggTTTGGTTGCAGAGAAGAAAGATGAGCAGTTGTTTATTGTTGACAAAGCACCAGAGGAAGAACCACAGATTC agagaaaaagaaagaagaaagatataACAAATTTGAAATGTCATTCTCATTTACAATTTGATCCAAGGATAAAACCTGCCAGAAT AGCACATAATCTCAGAAAACCAGGTGTAGAAAGAAGACATGAACGAGTTGTGGAAAGAATAAAAAGTGGAAAGAAAACAGCAACAGAAATACAGGCTCAAAAACAAAGTCGTGCAGATCGTAAACTGAAAAGGGAGACAAGGAGAAAAGAACATAGATTGTTTAAAAAGTCTTACAACTTGTGGGGCACTG aaaatacaGAAGAGGATTTACCAGTAAAGAAGCAAAAGTTTAAC CCTCCAAAACATCATAGAGAAAAACCAACACTTGTTTCAAATGTTGAAATTCCACATCCTGGAGCCTCATATAACCCAGCATTTGATGATTACCAG GCATTGATTGAGAAAGCACATAACGTAGAAGTAAAGAAAGCAAAAATAGAACAGAAGCTTTACAATGCATTAGATGCTAAATTTAAAAAGTTAGACAAAGCAGAGTTAGAG AAAACATGGCTGACAGAAATGTCTGCTGGACTTGCTGATGATGACACTGTAGAAGATAATGATATTGGTGACCTTGACCTTGATAAAATATCTGTCAATCCACCTGTACagagagaaaagaaaaagacgaaaatacaaagaaataaagaaaagaaattaaagcAACAA GAAAAGTTACAGAAGACAGATAAGGCAAAAAAACTTAGGGCAAACGAAATATTTAG attgaaatcattaaaaaaagaagtaaaagaaaaagaaaaaaaggtagAACAGAAGAAAGAAGCAAGACTGAAAAGAGAAGCTGCAAATAAAACAAAGACTAGAAAAATTGGGAAAATGAA ATTTGAAGAACCAAACTTAGAAATAAAGTTAACAGATGAATTAGAAGGATCGTTAAGACTTTTAAAG CCAGAAGGCCATTTGTTTGAAGATCGATTTAAGAGTTTACAGAAGAGGAGTATTATAGAACCTAGAGTACAAGCAAG